TTTCATGTGCTACAAGGCTTATTAAATATCGAAAAGTGCTTGCATCTATTATAGGTGAATATGTCTCATCGAAATTAATTTATGATCTTTgcgaaaatcattgagcaacaagtcgagctttgtatctcacagttttattattttcattttgtctTCGCACGGAAACTCATTTGTATCCAACCGACTTCACATCTTGAGGTGTTTGAACTACAGGTCCAAACACTTGTCTCTTGtgaagtgagtttaattctgctTCAATTGCATATTTCCATTTAGGCCAATCCTCACTTAGTGTACAAACTTTACTAGACGTCGACTCATGATCCTTTTTGCCATTCATCacatttagcgctatattgtatgaAAAACATCATCAATGTTGACTTCATGTCGGTTCCATTGTATTCCATTatggacataatttatcgagatctctttattttcataagtttCAGGTACCTGATCAATCTCTTATGGAGATAAAATGTTTATTCTATCTGTAGattcttttaaattttctatatcctcacttgggtcatctttattcttagctccctttcttgttcgaggatttttatctttggaaccAATTGATTTGCCACGCTTCAGACGTGGTTGAGACTCATTTGATTTTCCAGCAAGGATATCAATTTTTGTTGGAGCATTTGAAGTTGGTATATATGATTTAGTCACACCTTTTGGATCAGTgaatgcatttggtaattaatttaCTAAGTTTTGAAGCTGAATTATCTTTTGAACTTCTAGTTCACATTGTTTTGTTCGAGGATCAAGATGAGATAATGATAATTCATTCAAATTGATATCTTTTTCCAGCTTCTTATTCTCCTCCCTAATGCTGGAAAatttgattcatcaaaatgacaATCAGCAAAACAAGCACTGAATAAATCTCTTGTTGTTGGTTCAAGGTACTTACGATAGATAGAGATTCACATCCAACATATATTATCATCCTCCTTTGAGAACCTATCTTATTGCGTCGTGGTAGAGAAATTGAAACATACACTACACATCCAAAAATTATTAGATGGGAAATATTATGTTCTTTACGAAAAACTAACTATAAAGGGGAAGAGATGTGATAACTTGTTGGCCTGATGTGAATCAATGTTGCAGCAAGCAAAATTGcatgtccccaagcagaaattggAAGTTTGCATCTCATAATAAGAGGTCTAGCAATTAATTTCATGTGTTTAATAAATGATTCTGCAAGTCCATTTTCTGTATGAACATGTGCTACTGAATGTTCAATGTATCAATTTCAGTAGACATACAATACTCATTAAATGCTTGAGATGAAAAATTCTGCAGCATTATCAAGACTAATTTTCTTGACATGATATTCGGGAAAATGAGTTCTTATTCAAATCAATTGAGCTATCAATTTCGTAAACGTCTGGTTGCAAGTTAACAACAAACAAACATGTGACCATCTAGTTGATGCATCAACTAAAACCATAAAATATTtcgaacttttggttcatattggtttgtatggggatcaaaatttaaaattgtttatttgaaCTTCTCGTTCATGATTTCAACTCCTTATTCCCTCCCActaatattgaaaaaataatttattaagtgataatcagcctactggacTACAATCAAGTGTTTTATTATTTGCTCAAAtcatatcctcaaaattgagattcatatcaatattctttcatgactcatcttaatgtattatattggagcaattggagtatacacaacacatccaaatattcacttagatgagaaatattagaataaatgGTAAGTTTACGTAGGATTaaaatatagtatcttgttggcttgttGCGAATAAATATTTAATGTACTTGATTGCAGGTTTCCAAAGTATAATTTAGAAGTTATAACCTCATAAGTATCAATCATACAACtgactttagacgtctaaagaatggatcttcaagTCCACTTTTTTTCATGTGAATATATGCTACAATGTTCaatatcattttttaataatatatgtgatacttatcaaGAAAGTTCTAGAAAGAAAAAATTCAGAAAATGAGATCATTTTTTGAGAAGACAATTTCATAAGCTTTTGGTTGTGAGTAgacaataaatatttttcatgatattttggttaatgcaacaattaatgtcatgaaaaactcaatttttttgatttttaatttcctttagaaacacaacaATTTACTGGATTGAAAAAACTTATGGTTCTTCAATAttaattattcgcatcatatcaTATCCGAGATCACTTAACCGATTTTAATTACCAACAatacatttaagtgtaatttgtaaattTCTGGTTTACAATGTCACGTGCTTCAATTATACTAATATAAATGTAGTACAAACTCGAGGAAAAAGTTGGTAGCTGTTACAAATGTCATCCATACATTATACTTGTAAATAGAAAAGAATAGTATAATCAAGATTTATACGAGAAATCTAAGCACTATTATAGCAACTTTAAAATATGTAGAAactttagaatatatatatatatatatatatatatatatatatatatatatatattgcaacatagttgtaaaaaaaacttTATAGTGCAAAAATATAGTCTATACAATAAAAGAGAATGATACATGTTAATTATATAAACCAAATCACTAACTATTGACATAAGAGATTAATTTTATTGTTTGACTAGTACCAATGGATATGGAGAGTGAGATTACTTTGTTAGTAGCAATAAAATAAAGTTCTGAAACTGACCTTTTATTTTTTCCTCCAGTAATCAATGTCTCAATTCTCttgataaaatattaatatttaaaaataataagatataaaaaaaatagtatcaACAAGACTTTGTTTAATATGAGATAATACAATTGATGACAGGAATTAAACACTGACCATCCTAattttgaagaatcaagaagtaTATCTAATTTGTGTAATGGTTGGCAAtatattcaaaaccaatataatagtatctcatgattatcaaaatcatacaaaatcatATCACTAAATTTATACcaacatataataaatttttttactaTCTTTCAGAGATGCTGATAAGTTCtttagaaactatataaataattattttgttatcTTCCAGGGGCTTGATAAGTTTTTCaagaattatataaataattattttgttatcCTTAAGGGATACTTGATAAGTTTTTAgagaactatataaataatttgttataaacaatgaTCTACAAAAAATTTGTTCTGTTATCCTTCatggatgcttgataagttcttcaagaaatatataaataatttgttataacaaTGACCTACAAAATATAACAatccttctgaaatgtgttaaaattatttgtgcCGTTCTTCTAGAATTATAATCTTTTATGagcatataaaaattataaactttTAGATGATACAACAAAAAAATCTTTATGAAATCCTTATgagatattttaatattattcttGCAATTTTTTTGAGATGCATCGAAATCACAGTTGATATTATCTTAATCAAATATATAATAGGTTGAATAACTATTATACCTGAAAGTTTCGTGATGATAAGATGTtatgaaattaatcaaaataatatagAGATAAAGGAGAGATGAGTGAGATAGAAAAGAGAAAGTAATTTTGTATTATCATCGTCAAAAGTACCCTTTACATTACAATAtgagtcttatttataggactcaaggaaGATGAAAAGTCGCGttttattaattgataatatGCAAATGAAAAGCAAAAATAAGGATGGCCATCACGCTTCTATCTTTATTCATAACAAATctgaattttaaaatagaagaataaaaaaaataaaaataaaaattgcaattaagccaattGCACTAATCTACTTTGAATGAAAACAATGGAGGGGTTCAGGGGAAGAGAGTTTTGAGAagtttatttttttcttccaCTTCCATCTCTGGTTTCCATTTTTCTTGATGAGATTACGCAGAGATCAGAAAATTGGATTGAGGTTTCGGTGGTGGCGGAAATGCCGCCACCTTCTTGTGGCAACTATCTGAAGCTGAGATGCTGTGTGAGATGAGAGCGTCTTACTTCGCACAATGCTTCCAGCTCTACGATCTCATTTGCAATTACATTGTTAATTCTATATATTGGTTGTGCACCATATAGTTTATTTCACCACAATATTTATTCATGTAATCTGATGCTGTATGTATCAAACAACAAGCTTATTATATTCCAAATTTTACAGGAATTGATGGCGTGGGATTGGGACTTGTTTCGCATCATCTCCAACTCGGAAggtttctcttcatttcacctttTTTAGACCTACTAGCATTTCACATTAAATCAATTATGTAATaatgaaatattaattttgttattttttgttcATTCAAGGATATTTGATTTGTGGTGCTTGCATATTCCATTTGCCGATCGAACACCATTTACAGGTCCTTTTTCCTTGTATACTGCTCATCTTCAACAATCTTACATTATACATTATGTTTCTTTTTCAGTAGTGTATTCCATCATTATTTATTTTCCTGTTGCAGACCTTGTGAAATTAGTTGAGACAACAGTTAGGTTAGAGTATCAGCGTTCACCAAATAGGCCCATATATCTCGTCGGAGAATCCCTAGGAGGCTGCCTTGCGCTGGCTATTGCCGCTCGTAACCCTCATATTGATCTTGTACTAATTTTGGCAAATCCAGGTAACTTTTTAGCTTTTAGTCATATAGATAAGATTTATTAGCTTTCCTTTTAGTGATCTTATactaattttggcaaattcaaGTAAGATGTCTGTTATTGCCTATGAATAAGCTGGAGATTAGTGTTTTCCGAGTAATGCCATTTATTGGAAATGGTTCAGTGAAAATCCATTTCATAGCTAGAGCTTTGAGTGAAAATTCCTTAACAATATCCAAGTTGTTTTTGCTGTAGCAAATCAGTTAAAGAATCACAAAGTACCTGATCTGACCATGACCTTCCTATTTGGCAGCTACTTCTTTCGGTAGGTCCCAGGTGCAACTTCTAACATCATTGTTGGACGCGTTGCCTGCCACACACTTTCCTGCTCTGCCTAACATTCTCAGTTTGAGTGCAGGTTTGCTCATGTTTCTTTGCTGTTTTTTAATAAGTACTATTTTCTCAACATCCATGTCAGGTGCCTTTAGTCCAAATTTGATCTTCATAGCTCCTAATATATCTTGAAAATGTTGAATGTTATGCAGAAAACGAGAAATGCATCTAATTTTCGAGAATTATGTGAAGAATTGTTTTCTTTCaccaaaaattattttattttaaatattgtgtTTCTCTTTATTAGGAGTCTAGTTTATAAGATTGGAACCGTGCCTCCAAATTGTTTGAGACAACCCTGTAAATTTCATATTATGTCTCTACTTCCCTATTTTCTAGGATGTACCCACTATGGTTTACGGCGTATGAGATTGTTGTGGATCTAGTTTTCTCCTTAACCATATAAATGTTTCATGCCTTTGTTCGTTCTTGTCTTtgattctttttttcattttccgCTTTTGCTTTCCGCTAAAATTTGAATTATTTATTAATCATAGTTTTCTAGTTAATTAAATTAGCAAATACTTAATTTCTTCTATGTCACTAGGAACCTATGCTAATTTTTCACTCCAATATCTTAAGGCctagttttttttttggtaaagtTCAAATATCATAGTGGAGAACTTGTATTCCGCCTTTATCTTTTACcaaagaaaatgatacttttctcTATTAATGCCttcaaattttcttttaacattaGGAGACATTCTAAGGACAGTGTTCGATAACGCTGTGAAAAGACTTCCACTACTAAATGCAGCAAGAGAGCCACTAGGCGACTTTAATACTTTTGCATCATCTCTTCCTGTAAGGTTCTACcgttgtttttatttaaaaaattaaataaaaacaatttcaatTAGAAGTGCAGTGTGTGACTTTTTCTTTATGCTTTGAATATTTGAAGCATGTTGTGTGAGTAATAATGAGTTAATGCCATTGAAAGTGCTTAAAGCATAATTCAGAATAAATATTAAGTGAACATTGGCTAACTTATTTTCGTTCTTCTATTATAATTTAAACATAGTAAAAGTGGAATATGCTGGATTTTGGAAGACTGTGGTTGCACATCACTGCATTTTCTTTGATCTGACTAGTTGTTGCTCATTTGAGCTTTCACTTCATTTACTTTCAATACTGAATATCTATTGTTGATTAAATTATCAGGTTCTTGCAGACATTTTACCAAAAGAAACATTTTTGTGGAAACTAAAGATGCTCAAGTCTCCGTCAGCATATGCTGATTCACGCCTATATGCTATCAAAGCTCAGACTCTGATACTTTGCAGGTTCATCTCCTTGTGATTGTATATCTTATATTGGTCATTATATTGAATCATATGTTCTATCACATAGCAGAAATATGATAAAACCAACTGGTATATTATAACTGAAAATGGGGAAGGATCCCCTTTGATTACGAACAACGGAAGCACTTCGAGGGTCTGCCAACTTCCCAATGCCAAAAGGCCCTATTCCTCTCCTATGATAAGATAATCCCCTCTCTAATCCTCCTCTCTATTAATAGGCAGCATGCCTTATTTAACCTAACTAACTCTCATCAAAACTATTAACTATccataactaactaactaactaactaactaactaactaactatttAAGTAACGAATAACTACTTCTTAACTAACAATAACAGACCTATCAAAATGCAATAGcaaaataaattgataaaaagaGTGTTTAGTCTGAACAAccaatttaatgaaaatttattacTTCTAAACCTTTTATTTCTTATACATACCATGATTTCCTTTTCATAAACACATGACACTTTCCTTTTTCAATGTATGACTCTTCCTGCAAGATGAAACTGAGTTATTTCATTTGTTCTTTAGTGGAAAGGACCAGTTACTACCTAGCCAGCAGGAAGGTGAAAGACTACGTCAGTTACTGCCTAACTGTGAACTCCGTAAATTTGATGACAGTGGCCATTTCCTATTCCTGGTATTCTtttccccttttctttttttcttctgctGGCATGCTTCTCGTTAAGTTTCTTTCCAGGAATGCATCGTGATCTTATTCTTCTGATACAAATGATATCAAACCAGTAGGATGTTAACTGACCTTAGCTTTGGGGCCTTTGCAGGAAGGCGGCCTTGACCTAGTAACGGTAGTCAAGGGAACTTCTTACTACCGGCGTGGCATGTATCATGACTATGCTTTGGATTTCATACCGCCTTCACGAGATGAAGCCAATAAAATAGTAGAATCTTACAGGTACAACTTACTGAATAaatttgatcatttaatctattaACACAAAGCAAGAGAAttcatattatataaatatagaaGACTGCTGGGAAAGCTTAACCTACAGCTACCATGATGAGTTGTTTGATATTGATGTCTTGATGATATTGTATGCCTGTGAATTAATATTTGTTCATTCTTGTTAATTGAGTTGATCACCTTTCAATTATAATGCTTCCAGTTTGTTTAACTTCATCACAAGCTCTGTAATGCTTTCAACTTTGGAGGATGGAAATATTGTAAAGGGCCTTGCTGGAATTCCTTCCGAGGGGCCTGTTTTGTTAGTTGGGAACCACATGCTGCTAGCATTGGACAAATTTTCCTTGATATCTCGTTTTTATATTGAACGAGACATCATTGTTCGAGGAATGGCACATCCCTTTATGTTTAGGAGACAGAAAAGTGGAAGACTGCCAGAAGTATCTTTTTTTGACTGGCTAAGAGTTATGGGTATTGTGCCTGTAACAGCAACTAACCTTTTCAAGCTTTTCTCTTCCAAGTCACATGTCGTATTATTTCCTGGAGGTGTTCGCGAGGCTTTTCATAGGAAGGTAAATCCTTTAAGTTGGCCCTTCATTTTCAGTTTGATCTTTCTCAAGGAATCCGGTTTTGCTCACCCGACTCTTTTTGAAGTCTTTGACTTGTTCTTCTTGAACAGTTGGAACTAAATGCAGTCAGCCGGTTAGGAAGTTTAGATAGGGCTTGTGATTTATATGAATTGAATGAGTTATCAGTTATAACTTATAAGTTATACCTTATAACTACTTTTTTATAATTCATTTAAgggtaaaaagaaataaaattcatGAATCGTCGTAGATCTTGGATGTGCTGGAGAAAAAAAACATTACTTCCCCAGCATAATCATAAAATTGCATCAAATGCTTGGTATTTAATATCACATGTTGGATCTGTCTAGTGCATCTGGCTTATGATAAATATGTAGAATGGGGCACaacatggttttaaattgtggtCCGGAACAGCAATTGCGGCTGTAATATTGTTGATGATGCAACATTATGTGTTCCGCAACAACCGCAATCCCATCCGCAGACATATAAGATGATGCCGGAGGTGTTGGGCTATGAGGGTGTCCGGGGATCATCACATAAGAGCAACCACACAAGTGAGAGACACCACATCTTATCCCAAAGTCTTAGGTATTAAGTCTATGGatcctctcacttataaagtgttcaccAATAGATGGTATCCTTCTAGTTTTTAGAAAAGAAAACAGGTcgtcaaaaaaagaaaggaaacgaCTACTGTATTATTTCATTCACATTTAATGTTGGAATTTCAGcgtttattcattttaaatttcaCTGTGCCTCTTCTGTTTTTATATTTATGATCTAAAATATACTAGAATTGTTAAACTCCATCATTTTGTGATAATTATCAGGGTGAAGAATACAAGTTATTCTGGCCTGAACAATCTGAGTTTGTCAGGATGGCTGCCAGATTTGGAGCCAAAATCGTACCTTTTGGTTCTGTTGGAGAAGATGATCTTGGTCAAGTAAGTTTCAGTATTTAATCAGCCAATGGTTTTCCTTTACAAAGTAATTATCTTTCTCAAAATGCTGGGGCATTGAAAGCAAACTCTTAAAGATTTTTATGGGAAGCATAATTCTACTATAGTTTCTTACTCAGTAAGTTATTATGAACTGTAGGATTAATTTTTGTTCACCACTAGTGTAATGTCCTTGTAAGCTGTCATCAAGAGTTTTCGATTGCATTTTGGTAAATGCAGCATTACAGCCTATTACATACTGCAGTGTATGAGTAGATCATATTCTGGATCCATTTTAGCCATTTGGATGGAAGTAACGCTGTACTCTAGCATTTAATTATTTCCATTCATAAGATATGAGAGAGGTTCAGCAACTAGCGGAAACCACATATGTTGTGACATATTTGTAATCGTTGAATAGTCTTTAGGGAGTTAGTatgtttaaaaggaaaaaaaagcaaCAAACTCCTATATTGCTTTTCTGTCGAGTCTCCCAGCAACCACCGCCTCTCGCTACCTTCTCTGCTTCCATGACCACTACCCCGATGAAACCTCAGCAGCCTATTCCCTTGCCACATTACAATCCTCCATCAACTAAAGAGACCTTTTCTGCCAATACCCATTAAAGACAAACTAAATCCAGAAGAAGTCCAGACTTTTATGGTCTTGCTTGAATCAACGGTCCAATATACCACATAACAACCATGAGGCATATGGCTGAACCATAGGGATGAACCAACAACAAACTTTGTAGTGAAGCCCCTCTGCATTGAAACACTTATAGTGTCCAATGTTTGACCTCCTCACACTTGATTCCCCTCTAACTATGCCCAAATCCCAATACACCACTTTCTGTTCTACAAATGCAATTAAAAAACATCATTGCCATGTTTTTTGCCCCTGCCAAGCAATGCTCTAGGTTCTTTTCCGCCTTATACTCACTTCTAGCGGCGACAGCAATCCTTCACAACTTGAGTGGAATTGAAGACTCAATTGGGTTGTTATCTGTCACCTCACCATTTTATAACAACTCTTTGAAAAAGTCACAGTTTATCTTCTATCTCGTGAAAATCTATCTGGCGCTATGAAGGATTTGTGTACTGTAACGCTCACCTTTTCTACCAATGTTAGAAGTTATCTATGGCTGTAGCAGTAGCAGATAACACAGGGATTGCAAATTCCATATTAAAATTTCCGTGAATATCTTGAACCTAGATTTGAATATCACAACACCATATCTCATTGTTCTTTTCAGATTGTGATTGATTATGATGATTTGATGAAGATTCCTTACGTTAGGTCTGAAATAGAAAACCTTAAAAATGAGGCTGTGCAGTTGAGGTATCTATGTTTGCTTTTTGTTGATTCATACCATTTTTTATATACTTTCCTTTTTtccaacttttatatatatatagacacacacataAGCATTATTTTTGTACCTTATATATTGCTAAATTAGGGTTGGTGTTGGCGGTGAGGTGGAAAATCAACAAGTGTATCCACCTGGAATTTTGCCTAAAGTTCCGGGCCGGTTCTACTTTTATTTTGGAAAACCAATTGAAACAGAAGGTAATGCCCAATACATATTTCTCTACTTGGAATAACTAAAATGTGGTggtaaaatttgagatattgttTGACAGGAAGGAAACAGGAACTTAAGAACAAGGACAAGTCTCAAGAATTATATCTTGAAGTGAAAACTGAGGTAGAGAGATGCATTGCTTATTTGAAGGAAAAACGGGAAAGTGACCCCTATAGAAATGTATTGACTCGGTCATTATACCTAACTACAAACGGTCCTACATCCGacattccaacttttgaaatttgattgTTCTGCACAGAAAATGGT
The Vicia villosa cultivar HV-30 ecotype Madison, WI linkage group LG6, Vvil1.0, whole genome shotgun sequence genome window above contains:
- the LOC131609811 gene encoding phytyl ester synthase 1, chloroplastic-like; translation: MIAAGACFSPLFRRKQPFQALKLKSGSIRSITSTRFAMSINSVGAMEEKQRRSGWKEYLEQAKELIKADGGPPRWFSPLDCGLPLENSPLMLFLPGIDGVGLGLVSHHLQLGRIFDLWCLHIPFADRTPFTDLVKLVETTVRLEYQRSPNRPIYLVGESLGGCLALAIAARNPHIDLVLILANPATSFGRSQVQLLTSLLDALPATHFPALPNILSLSAGDILRTVFDNAVKRLPLLNAAREPLGDFNTFASSLPVLADILPKETFLWKLKMLKSPSAYADSRLYAIKAQTLILCSGKDQLLPSQQEGERLRQLLPNCELRKFDDSGHFLFLEGGLDLVTVVKGTSYYRRGMYHDYALDFIPPSRDEANKIVESYSLFNFITSSVMLSTLEDGNIVKGLAGIPSEGPVLLVGNHMLLALDKFSLISRFYIERDIIVRGMAHPFMFRRQKSGRLPEVSFFDWLRVMGIVPVTATNLFKLFSSKSHVVLFPGGVREAFHRKGEEYKLFWPEQSEFVRMAARFGAKIVPFGSVGEDDLGQIVIDYDDLMKIPYVRSEIENLKNEAVQLRVGVGGEVENQQVYPPGILPKVPGRFYFYFGKPIETEGRKQELKNKDKSQELYLEVKTEVERCIAYLKEKRESDPYRNVLTRSLYLTTNGPTSDIPTFEI